In Selenomonadales bacterium, a genomic segment contains:
- a CDS encoding LCP family protein, with amino-acid sequence MDDNRRVVRRKVRGKKKPLLKRLRWKRVFVALAVLAMVIWGIGMACNWAYHAVRDTMGIETTVEETASTEPVQVVEEPVTVPTRAVPMWSASALASANAEKKMTASQQTINVLFLGVDDTAEEGYYAQADSAVLFIVDTEAETAAMISIPSDTRIPLEGRTEAVALRDIYRQGGTPLALRMVEGYLGITIPYYATVDHAVFTQVIDELGGIDLYVEKNMAYTDSYDGFTIDLKKGYQTLDGEKAQQYIRYRDPDLGEFGRMKRQQRLVKAIIDQHATFGTMFDVPSILSILDEQSDTNLTFYPLLRIANVLSEYQPDMMLGEILPGQTQSDAQGTYWGVDPGKVDEMFHRIFKIELPPQEEKVPEPTPAPIQEEAKNEDKKESETTTNKTEG; translated from the coding sequence ATGGATGATAACAGACGCGTAGTCAGAAGGAAGGTGCGCGGTAAGAAAAAACCGCTTCTAAAGCGATTGCGATGGAAGCGTGTATTCGTTGCACTGGCTGTTCTGGCGATGGTTATATGGGGCATCGGTATGGCTTGTAATTGGGCATACCATGCGGTAAGAGATACAATGGGAATAGAAACGACTGTGGAGGAAACAGCTTCTACAGAGCCTGTACAGGTGGTTGAAGAGCCTGTCACGGTGCCGACACGCGCAGTGCCTATGTGGAGTGCGAGTGCACTTGCTTCGGCAAATGCCGAGAAAAAGATGACAGCATCACAGCAGACGATCAATGTACTGTTTCTCGGTGTTGATGATACAGCCGAGGAGGGATATTATGCGCAGGCAGACAGCGCGGTACTCTTTATTGTGGATACCGAGGCAGAAACGGCGGCGATGATATCGATTCCGTCTGATACGCGGATACCGCTTGAGGGACGGACGGAAGCTGTTGCACTCAGGGATATCTATCGGCAGGGCGGTACGCCGCTTGCGCTTCGTATGGTAGAAGGATATCTCGGCATTACGATCCCGTATTATGCGACGGTCGATCATGCGGTATTTACGCAGGTGATAGACGAGCTTGGCGGTATCGACTTGTATGTAGAAAAGAATATGGCATATACTGATTCGTACGATGGCTTTACGATCGATCTAAAAAAAGGATATCAGACGCTCGATGGCGAAAAAGCACAGCAGTATATTCGTTATCGTGATCCCGATCTTGGGGAGTTTGGTCGTATGAAGCGTCAGCAACGATTGGTGAAGGCTATCATAGATCAACACGCAACGTTCGGTACGATGTTTGATGTGCCGTCTATCTTATCTATCTTGGACGAGCAGTCGGATACGAATCTGACGTTCTATCCGCTTCTTCGCATTGCAAATGTATTGTCGGAGTATCAGCCTGATATGATGCTTGGAGAGATATTGCCGGGACAAACGCAGTCTGATGCGCAAGGAACATACTGGGGCGTTGATCCCGGTAAGGTCGATGAGATGTTTCACCGTATCTTTAAGATAGAGTTGCCACCACAAGAAGAGAAGGTACCTGAACCGACACCCGCACCGATACAGGAAGAGGCAAAAAACGAAGATAAAAAAGAGTCTGAAACGACAACAAATAAAACAGAAGGTTAA